In one Planktothrix sp. FACHB-1365 genomic region, the following are encoded:
- the psaJ gene encoding photosystem I reaction center subunit IX yields MQYFLKYLSTAPVLAAAWMAVTAGILIEFNRFFPDLLFHPMP; encoded by the coding sequence ATGCAGTATTTCCTGAAATATCTTTCAACAGCCCCTGTTTTAGCCGCCGCTTGGATGGCCGTTACTGCGGGAATTTTAATCGAATTTAATCGCTTTTTCCCCGATTTACTCTTCCACCCTATGCCGTAA